TCTAAGCTGCTCATCATGCCGAGTGCTTGGAACGCGAGTCACGCAGCCGCGGCCATGTGCGGGAGGGGGGAGGCGGAGCCTTGAAGCAGCCAATCGGGCGTAGCGGAACGTTGCACTGTCCTTTCCGCCTTAGGAACGCAATTAGCAACAAGTAGCACAGGGCGagcgagaggggggaggggcgctGCGGTGACGTCACGGGGCGAAGGTCGGGCGCGCGCCGCAGCCGCCTCTCTGACTGGTAGTTGTGGACTGGTGGAAGCGGTAAACATGGAGCTGTCCGCGGTGGGCGAGCGGGTGTTCGCGGCCGAGTCGCTGCTGAAGCGGCGCATCCGCAGGGTAAGCGAGGCCCGGGCTCGCGCTCACTGTCTCTGTGCGTAGGGGCGCGTGGAATGGAAGAGCTGTGGGGCGGCTCGCGCTCACTGTCTCTGTGCGTAGGGGCGCGTGGAATGGAAGAGCTGTGGGGCGGCTCGCGCTCACTATCTGTGCGCAGGGGCGCGTGGAATGGAAGGGCTGTGGGGCTGCTCGCGCGGTGTCCGGGCTCGCGCTCACTGTCTCTTTGCAGGGGCGCCTGGAATGGAAGGGCTCTGGGGCGGCTCGCGCTCACTGTCTCTGTGCGTAGGGGCGCGTGGAATGGAAGGGCTCTGGGGCGGCTCGCGCTCACTGTCTCTTTGCAGGGGCGCGTGGAATGGAAGGGCTCTGGGGCGGCTCGCGCTCACTGTCTCTGTGCGTAGTGGCGCGTGGAATGGAAGGGCTCTGGGGCGGCTCGCGCTCACTGTCTCTTTGCAGGGGCGCGTGGAATGGAAAGGCGCTGGGGCGGCTCGCGCTCACTGTCTCTGTGCGCAGGGGCGCGTGGAATGGAAGGGCTCTGGGGCGGCTCGCGCTCACTGTCTCTGTGCGCAGGGGCGCGTGGAACGGAAAGGTTGTGGGGCGGCTCGCGCTCACTCTCTCTCCTGTCTCTTTGCAGGGGCGCGTGGAGTATCTGGTGAAATGGAAGGGCTGGTCCCAGAAGTAAGTAGCGCTGCCGTGCCCGGGCTTCCGCCGCGCGCTGTCTGCAAGAGTTGCCCGCGCACTAATCGCCGTCACCTTTCTCTTGCTTTTCAGGTACAGCACCTGGGAACCCGAGGAAAACATCTTGGATGCCCGGCTGGTGGCAGCCTTTGAGGACAGGTACAGGCCCGCATTTTGCAAAATGCCAGCTCTGCGGCTTAGACGTGACTGTGCTTCTCTTATCTGTAAGCAGTGCTGAACTGAAGCATTGATTTTTTTAACCCTTTAGAGAACGCGAGAGAGAGCTATACGGGCCAAAAAAGCGAGGCCCCAAACCCAAAACCTTCCTCTTAAAGGTAAGGACGCAGGAGCTAAATGATCTTTACATTGATGAAGGCACATAAATCCTTCTACAGCCGCTTGCAGAATAACACCTTTATTGCTATGTCTTGTTTTGTAGGCACAAGCAAAGGCCAAAGCCAAAAGCTATGAGTTTCGCAGTGAGTCAGCCAGAGGAGTCCGTGTGCCCTATCCCGGCAGATCCCCCCAGGATCTGGGTTCCACCTCTAGGTCCAGGGAAGGGCTGAGGAACATGGTGGCAGTTCCccagggtggcagcagcagcagtgctaTCTCCAGAGGGGATAGCATCAGGGAAAGAGTGAGGCCCGAGGACAAGTCCGTGACTCAGAAACAAAAGATTCTGAAGAAGAGAGGCCCTAAACCTGGAAGGGGACTATTTAAAGAGAACCCAGAAACACTGGAGACCTCAAACAGGAAGCCAGGAGGAGACCATGGAGATAAAATAGAATATCTGAAAGCAGGGAGAATGGATGAGTCTGCTTCTGGAGCAGGGAAATATGGAATGGGACAGAGCGTTATCCAGCTGGCTAAGAGGCAAGAGGCAGATTTTATGGGCCCCGTGTGCAGTCAAGTTGGCACAGGATATCTTCAGAGAGAACGGGAGCTGACAAGAAAGGGATTGGAGTCTCGAGAGAAGCATGGAATGAATTTCTACCCTCCCAGGACTAAGCATGGAACAGATTACCTGGAATCCAAGGAGCAGGCTGGACTGGATCCCAGCGTTCCTAAAGCCAAGCACAGTTCAGGGCACTCAGTGACAGATTTATACAGAGACACTGTCGGTTCCCAAAGTAAGCCATCCCTGATTGCCAGGATACCTGTTGCCAGAATTCTTGGGGACCCAGAGGAAGAATCGTGGAGTCCATCTTTAAACAATTTGGAGAAAGTAGTGGTAACAGATGTGACATCAAACTTTTTGACTGTCACAATTAAAGAAAGCAGCACGGACCAAgggttttttaaagaaaaaagatgAAGTTTTAAATATACACACGTGCTTGGGTTTAACATAGTTCCTTTCCTTAAATGTTTCTTTTCCTTTGTTAAAAGGAATAATCTgcaaaatgtatattttctattaGCTGTAAATAtactatttaaaaaaagtatCTCACAATGTGTATTTCAACTCTTGAGAAACGTTGTTTTATTTAAATACATGGTGATGAGTTAATCCGTTTAGACCTAAAAGCAAAAATATAATTCAGAGGTATTTTTTCTAACAGGTTTTAAAGTTTATCCCCATCGAAGGGAGAATTATTGCAATCTTTCTGGGATGCACCATTTTGCTACAGAATGTGACTGTATTGTAGGTGTTGCTTGTTGCCCTGAATTCTTAACAAAGCCTGAAAGTGGAATGAACATACAGTATTGTACACcattcattgaaaaaaaaatctgccatGGGCTATTTGTCTCCGTGCCCTCCTGAAGCAGTGTGAACTTTGCTTaccttttgaaagaaaaggaaaataagagtAATTAAAATATTGAAACTGAATGCACTTTAAGTGAACTGAAACCCACCACCCTTGCTTTCTTCTCACAAAATAAACAAACCCAAAACACAACCACCATTGCTCAAATTCCAGGAAACTTTAGGAGCATTATCTGGTGCTGTTGCAATTCATAAACCTTCATTCAGACTTTTGAGAGGTGGAGCAAACATGCCCTTCACTGGTGCCAGTCCTGTAAGCACCTGACCTTTGGATGGGAGATGGCAAGATATTGTGTTGCTGAGCTTTGATCTAGGGCACAGAAGTGCAGgtgttaatgtgtacaggaagtgCCTTCTCCAAGCAAGAAATCGTGAAACAGGTCTGACTTTCTAAAGAGTTCTTATTTTTAGTTTTCTGTTATTAGACATGTGTTTTATCTTTGCCCCTTTGTTTACTTCTCTGtttctagcctagtggttagtgcagtggactttgatcctgaggaactgagttcgattcccactgcagctcctgggcaagtcacttaaccctccattgcccctggtacaaaataagtacctgaatatatgtaaaccgctttgaatgtagttgcaaaacacctcagaaaggcggtatatcaagtcccatttccctttcccttatgacatcacaatatcagaagtgagccaagtatcgggcaatcaagccattgtgacatcactgatgaggttggctcttattggtggaatgagtggaggagtagcctagtggttagtgcagtggactttgatcctggggaactgtatcgggcaatcaagccattgtgacatcactgatgaggttggctcttattggtggaatgagtggaggagtagcctagtggttagtgcaatggactttaagccattgtgacatcactgatgaggttggctcttattggtggaatgagtggaggagtagcctagtggttagtgcagtggactttgatcctggggaactgagctcaattcccactgcagctccttgtgactctgggcaagtcacttaaccctccatggcccctggtacaaaataagtacctgaatatatgtaaaccgctttgaatgtagttgcaaaaacctcagaaaggcggcatatcaagtcccatttccctttccctatttgagattctacatggaatgttgctattccactagcaacattccatgtagaatcctgcccttgcaaatcagcagcgctaccgcgcaggcttctgtttctgtgagtctgtcacagaaacagaagcctgcgcggctgcattggtaatctgcaagggtaggcttctacatggaatgttgctagtggaggagtagcctagtggttagtgcagtggacattgatcctgaggaactgagttcgattcccactgcagctccttgtgactctgggcaagtcacttaaccctccattgcccctggtacaaaat
This is a stretch of genomic DNA from Microcaecilia unicolor chromosome 6, aMicUni1.1, whole genome shotgun sequence. It encodes these proteins:
- the CBX8 gene encoding chromobox protein homolog 8, producing MELSAVGERVFAAESLLKRRIRRGRVEYLVKWKGWSQKYSTWEPEENILDARLVAAFEDRERERELYGPKKRGPKPKTFLLKAQAKAKAKSYEFRSESARGVRVPYPGRSPQDLGSTSRSREGLRNMVAVPQGGSSSSAISRGDSIRERVRPEDKSVTQKQKILKKRGPKPGRGLFKENPETLETSNRKPGGDHGDKIEYLKAGRMDESASGAGKYGMGQSVIQLAKRQEADFMGPVCSQVGTGYLQRERELTRKGLESREKHGMNFYPPRTKHGTDYLESKEQAGLDPSVPKAKHSSGHSVTDLYRDTVGSQSKPSLIARIPVARILGDPEEESWSPSLNNLEKVVVTDVTSNFLTVTIKESSTDQGFFKEKR